In one Moritella sp. 5 genomic region, the following are encoded:
- the mutM gene encoding bifunctional DNA-formamidopyrimidine glycosylase/DNA-(apurinic or apyrimidinic site) lyase has product MPELPEVEVSRQGIAPYLENAQITKIVVRNAQLRWPVPIAIQDAVGCTVTSVRRRAKYLLLETEKGTIIIHLGMSGSLRVLDSTVTVEKHDHVDIVLDSGKCLRLNDPRRFGSVLWQVGDVLEHKLLASLGPEPLTDAFTAQRLFERSRSRKVPVKSFLMDNHIVVGVGNIYANEALFSAGISPKRAAGKVSLQRYKVLVEEVKQVLAKAIEQGGTTLKDFTQTDGKPGYFVQELQVYGKAGKACPKCGEVLQAMKIGQRNTIYCNQCQR; this is encoded by the coding sequence ATGCCTGAATTACCGGAAGTTGAAGTAAGCCGTCAAGGCATTGCCCCTTATCTCGAAAATGCACAAATTACTAAGATAGTTGTGCGTAATGCACAATTACGTTGGCCAGTGCCAATCGCGATACAGGATGCGGTGGGCTGTACAGTGACAAGCGTACGTCGCCGAGCCAAATATTTATTACTCGAGACTGAAAAGGGCACAATCATCATTCATCTAGGTATGTCTGGTAGTTTAAGAGTGCTTGATTCGACCGTGACAGTCGAAAAGCATGATCATGTAGACATAGTATTGGATTCTGGTAAATGTCTTCGCCTGAACGATCCTAGGCGATTTGGTTCGGTGTTGTGGCAAGTCGGCGATGTGCTTGAACATAAATTATTAGCCAGTTTAGGACCGGAACCGTTGACCGATGCGTTTACTGCACAACGTTTATTTGAGCGCTCGCGATCACGAAAAGTACCGGTTAAGTCATTTCTAATGGATAACCATATCGTGGTGGGTGTAGGTAATATTTATGCCAATGAAGCATTATTCTCTGCTGGGATTAGTCCAAAACGTGCCGCGGGCAAGGTGTCTTTACAGCGTTATAAGGTACTCGTGGAAGAGGTGAAACAAGTATTAGCGAAAGCCATTGAACAAGGCGGTACGACACTGAAAGACTTTACTCAGACGGATGGTAAACCGGGTTATTTTGTGCAGGAACTGCAAGTGTATGGTAAGGCTGGTAAGGCGTGCCCGAAATGTGGTGAAGTATTACAAGCGATGAAGATCGGCCAGCGCAACACGATTTATTGTAATCAATGCCAACGCTAA
- the rpmG gene encoding 50S ribosomal protein L33 produces the protein MRDKIRLNSSAGTGHFYTTDKNKKNMPEKMEIKKFDPVIRKHVMYKEGKIK, from the coding sequence ATGCGCGATAAAATTCGTCTGAATTCATCTGCTGGTACAGGTCACTTCTATACCACTGATAAAAACAAAAAAAACATGCCTGAAAAAATGGAAATCAAAAAATTTGATCCAGTTATTCGTAAGCACGTTATGTACAAAGAAGGTAAAATCAAGTAA
- the rpmB gene encoding 50S ribosomal protein L28, with translation MSKVCQVTGKKPAVGNNVSHAKNRTRRRFLPNLHTHRFWVESENRFVKLRLTCKGMRIIDKKGIDSVLAEMRARGEKV, from the coding sequence ATGTCTAAAGTATGCCAAGTCACTGGTAAAAAACCAGCTGTTGGTAATAACGTTTCTCACGCAAAAAACCGCACTCGTCGCCGTTTTTTGCCAAACCTACATACACACCGTTTTTGGGTTGAGAGCGAAAACCGCTTTGTAAAGTTACGCCTTACTTGTAAAGGTATGCGTATTATTGATAAAAAGGGTATCGATTCAGTTCTTGCTGAAATGCGTGCCCGTGGTGAGAAGGTTTAA
- the radC gene encoding DNA repair protein RadC produces the protein MKLKALPRDEMPREKLVKFGPQSLSDAELLAIFLRTGIKGTNVVMLARHILAEFGTLRSLFAASEHEFCQTKGLGVAKYVQLQATVEMSRRFLAEKLERGDVLTNPQESRDYIRAKLRDQPNEVFAVLFLDNKHRVIRFEELFYGTIDSASVYPRVVVKKALERNAAAVIFAHNHPSGIAEPSRADRMITDKLISALQLIDVKVLDHFVIGDSDIASFAERGWV, from the coding sequence ATGAAATTAAAAGCATTACCCAGAGATGAGATGCCCCGAGAGAAGTTGGTTAAGTTTGGCCCACAATCACTATCCGATGCCGAGTTATTGGCTATTTTTCTACGTACTGGTATTAAAGGGACGAATGTGGTGATGTTGGCTCGGCATATTTTAGCTGAATTTGGCACGTTAAGATCCTTGTTTGCTGCGAGTGAACATGAATTCTGTCAAACGAAGGGATTAGGCGTGGCAAAATATGTACAATTACAAGCCACTGTTGAGATGTCTCGGCGCTTTTTGGCCGAAAAGTTAGAGCGCGGTGATGTGTTAACTAACCCCCAAGAAAGTCGAGATTACATACGCGCAAAATTACGCGATCAGCCTAATGAAGTCTTTGCGGTATTATTTTTAGACAATAAGCACCGAGTTATTCGCTTTGAAGAGTTGTTTTATGGCACAATAGACAGTGCTAGTGTTTATCCGAGAGTTGTGGTTAAAAAAGCGTTAGAAAGAAATGCTGCGGCAGTAATATTTGCCCATAATCATCCTTCTGGCATTGCTGAACCCAGCCGTGCAGATCGTATGATCACAGATAAACTTATTTCAGCCTTACAATTAATTGATGTTAAAGTCCTCGATCATTTTGTTATAGGTGACAGTGACATAGCGAGCTTTGCAGAGCGAGGATGGGTATGA